A region of Culicoides brevitarsis isolate CSIRO-B50_1 chromosome 1, AGI_CSIRO_Cbre_v1, whole genome shotgun sequence DNA encodes the following proteins:
- the LOC134837238 gene encoding cuticle protein 21-like translates to MYFKAEHYLFGKSPKLKFSSRLTYFLAKIAVIFSLGLCAHAANFAAPLVAAPVVARSAQYVANAPLLRSAYVAEAPLAAPLTAQYVTQYSASGPIYAGAPLVSNAPLLAARAAPLVAPAPVLAARAAPVVAAAAPIVKAAPVVAAPAPVVAARVTELDDTYPQYRFAYNVQDGLTGDSKTQEETRDGDIVKGSYSLIEADGSRRTVNYYADPVNGFNAVVQKDLPVAPVAVAAKTVVAAAPAIAPAKVVVA, encoded by the exons atgtatttcaagGCCGAACATTATCTTTTTGGAAAGAGTCCGAAACTCAAGTTTAGTTCAAGACTCACGTATTTCTTGGCAAAA ATTGCCGTTATCTTCTCCCTTGGCCTTTGCGCTCATGCTGCGAACTTTGCAGCGCCTCTTGTAGCTGCTCCCGTCGTTGCTCGAAGTGCTCAATATGTCGCCAATGCTCCTTTACTCCGAAGTGCTTATGTTGCTGAAGCTCCCTTAGCTGCTCCCTTGACTGCTCAATATGTCACACAATACTCCGCATCTGGTCCCATCTACGCTGGCGCTCCTCTCGTCTCAAATGCTCCTCTTCTCGCTGCTCGTGCTGCTCCTTTAGTTGCTCCTGCTCCCGTTTTGGCTGCTCGTGCTGCTCCCGTTGTCGCAGCTGCTGCTCCCATCGTTAAAGCTGCTCCAGTTGTCGCTGCTCCTGCTCCCGTTGTTGCTGCTCGTGTCACAGAACTCGATGATACTTACCCTCAATACCGATTCGCCTACAACGTTCAAGATGGCTTGACCGGAGACTCAAAGACACAAGAAGAAACTCGCGATGGAGATATTGTTAAGGGATCTTACTCCTTAATTGAAGCTGATGGATCAAGACGTACCGTTAACTATTATGCTGATCCCGTAAACGGATTCAACGCTGTTGTACAAAAAGATTTGCCAGTTGCTCCAGTTGCTGTTGCCGCGAAGACTGTAGTTGCTGCTGCTCCAGCAATTGCTCCCGCCAAAGTTGTGGTTGCCTAA